The Gigantopelta aegis isolate Gae_Host chromosome 3, Gae_host_genome, whole genome shotgun sequence genome segment tttaaacacaaatgtttgtattaataCCATACAAATCGTTCATGCATAGtggcacaaaaacaaaatatcatatataatcCGGGTCTTGTCGAGCACATAGCCGGTCGCGTAGTGGCACTCAACGATCGACTCAAAGATGATGGGCTCTGTGCTGGCTCCACAACAGTGCAAGTTGAATGACTCTCTAGTGAGCAGGAGACAAGCTGTACTTTTATGTTTAATAAGaggacacattttgttttatagtttTGTCGAGTGGTTGTGGGGGGAGGCTGTACACCTCCCGGCTCCTACAGGCCTTCCCTGCAAacacaattattataattatttgtttaatataaatatttgtttccattaattAAAAGGGCCGTTTGGGTTTCTGGCAACTGTGGAAGATCAGCACCTGGCGTCTGGTAACTTCGGACTAAAAGACCAAAAGTTAGCATTGAAATGGATTCACGATAATATTAACTATTTTGGAGGATCCAATACTAAGGTAActaataattttcaatttattatcaTATGCAAAAAATTATTGCAGAGATGACCAATGCCATTAACAGACAGCACACATCCATATAAATGTGTCAAGTGTTTCCAAGGGCAGCTGTTTGAAAAAGGCACTTCTTTTCTCAGCACATATCCTACAAGAAAAGAGCACAAGTCACGGTTGGACAGTAAAAGGGATGTGGAAAGCTAAAGAAGCTGAAAGATGGAAGCAGTCACTGGATCGTGAATTGAGATGGAAAACTAATAAATTAAAGAGAGGggtaaacataataaaattatgctCACCTATTCAAATTGCAAATTCCCAagtaacatatatattaacctGTTATAAGTAAATGTTGAATATTCTTTCAGATTACTATATTTGGCCAAAGTGCGGGTGCCCAGTCAGTTGTTCTTCATTTGCTGTCGTCGTCTATGAATGGACTATTCCAACGAGCCATTATTCAAAGCTGCCCGTTCACCATACCATTTAAAACTTTAGAAGAAGCATCAAAACAAACAGGCCAGTTGTCTGTGCAGCTAGGTTGCAAGGTTAATGATGTGGAATGTTACAGAAACAAAACTGCAGAAGACATTTTAACAGCATACAACAACACGTCCAAGAAAATCTCTCGCAACTTTCTTCTTCAATTCGAGCCCTTCGGTCCGGTCATGGATGGGAAAGATGTCCCGCGTAACCTACTGGATAGAATTGAAAAGACTCACAAATTTGGTAAAAGTATCATTGTAGGAACGAATTCTATAGACGGGGCTCTGTATGCACGATCGATCTTTCCACTAAATCTACCTGTCAGTTTAGGAATTTTGGCAGTGTCCTCGCGTTTTCCTTCCCTGGCTACTGGGCTTCATACACTGTATGGGGATAGCAATGGGACGAAGGAACTTTTAACCAACTTAATAACTGATTACATCTTTTACTGCTCCAGTCGTCGCTTTGCGGATCTCGTCACTGACCATGATGATGCATTATGGTTCTACATTTTCGGTCAGCCGTTGTCTTTTGAAGCTTTTGGTAATAATTCGGGGTGTATGCAGGGGGCATGTCATGGTGGAGAACTACCCTTTTTATTCAGTACGGTAGCCAACGCAGGCTATGATGTGTCTGAAGCTGAACACTCTCTCTCCACAAGAATGATACACTACTGGACCAACTTTGCCAAATATGGAAATCCAAACAAAAAGCACAGCGATGGCATTCTCCATTGGCCAAACTACATGGATTCAAATGAGAATGGCGATTCTATTCAATATTTTGCTGAGTCAGACAAGAGGTTGACACGAGCACACAGGAAGAAGTTTTGtcaatattttgacaaaattggtTACCACTTCAGCCGTTTATAAATTTGTTGCTCAtaatgtgttgttattattatattattaaaggtaaactcaaacaagacatgcatgtgttggaaagatgcatacccggaccaccaacacatactgacactttaacaaatgaaaaacgcgtaattttagagttaataaaaaaaacatgattattcctgctaactgggggtagacattttgttttgtttttgtgacatccggtggtatagcttggggcgaagtgacgtcagctccgtccatctgctctatgcacagtgtaaacaaacgctctaatttacgacaaggcgcttcgctttcatcaacctgacttgtaaaacaacataaatgacttgatagtataataaactatttaactaaatatatttcaatttgcatcaatagaacgaaatggagttatagtatttttctttttaaaaaaatccaaagaaaaaaatgcatattatatgGCCTATTGGTTGGGtatgttcgagcaaaaacgaccactcacgatacccaagtgataattttcttttctttgggactacgtaattggtcagttttgtgattttagatgggaaagtcgacttaatcaagggttttacagaattacttacagtaataaagcaggacggctgatcgattacgattagaggggtaTCCGTGCGGTTAACATACAATatcctgtgatcttaataaaaaaaggcacgtatttttagtgtgtctagacacagtgtctggggaccgtttaaatatacacctgccaatcaggaaccacaggtacagaccacggaaagaaaagaccaattaactaagaaaacactccgattattatttcagtacgtgggttaatttatgtaccaaacataatacagttatttcaacactttgacactttggtttattttgtattaataatatataattgttgctggcttactgggatgactattattacagaatattgtgatgcatccgcaaatatcgggtatgttttgtttcttcagtcaGTTAGCAGCCTTAATTTAAAATGAAGTACATGGAACAGCAGTAAAAGTAAATTGCATcctgtttaattaaattttgtggGTCTAAAgcagttattaatatttaaataggcAGCTGAGTTGACAAAATCAGACAGTAATTAAACTGGCTAAAAATACAATGGAAAGACTAGCAGTCAATTGAAAATgtgtgttttacaaaatatggatagATATTTGATTAAACATGTCCTACAATACAAAGAAACACCGACTTTAATGTCAAAATAATTgtggtaaataaaatatcaaatattggGTACAGGTCTAAAAATGTGTATGGCCTTCCAAAATGCTTCcactattataatttaattaaaacattaattaactaTCTAAAATATGTTGCAAATCGCCCATATCATACCTGTCATAACCTGGTAATATGACAAAATCCTGTATTTGCCCATAGActgataaaatgttatttctgatatatttttctattgagTTACCTTGGGAAAGATTGCATCACATTGCTGTTTCTCTAAAAAAAAGACTTGCTTCtgctaacaattttttttttaattcataaaaagaGCCAACTTCCACaataaatttgtaatttttagaaAGTAAATTTCACATTAGttctatttcaaaatatattgattATAATACTGGTGTACCGACTATTGTTATCACCTTTCTTGCAATTGGACATCCATCTAAAGAAGCATTTAGTTTTGGACACAAGTTTAATTCCCCTCTGTCCGTTTTCCTCTAAATGTAATAGTCTGTAACAATAGCAATTATTATATTTCCCAACCACCTTCTTCTAGGGAAAATGTATATGTTCCAACACGAGAAACGTACaaaatttgaattatttttagcGCACCTggtgtaaaaaaacacaaaagaagcaaacTGTCCAAACATGCAGATATTTGACTCCAAAAGTAATAAAGTATAGCCCATTCGGGTGTGCAAAACAAAACTGATTTTAGTTTTCAGTCACTTGTTGCTTGGCTGTTATATTGCACAAAATGACAAACTACACATACTTTCATTGATTAACATCCATATTAGATACTGTACAAAACGTAAGATTGGTTTgcacacaattttgtttttccgTCTGAAAAAAATCTTGAGgccaacattgttttaaatatttttcaaattctCTAAATCTTAATCACAATTGCATAGAGGTTGATTATTAATGAGATATATTGGTCTATAGAGCTTcgctatttaattttcaattttgtcagtAGTAAACAacttattaatttgtaaagactATTTTAGAATATTCATGTGTCAAGTTTAACAAtctttaaacattttcaatgttaatttttttatttaaatttttaaaattcaaaaatatcTCTTTGTTAGGTTGGGAAGTCTTCTCCAGAAAATTAtaataccaagtttcagaactatttgATCAAAACAAGGAGAATTTTAAATTTCTAATTCAAATTTTagtaacatttaataaaaattcacaattACCTAAATATCTCTATTAGTTGGTGAAGGGTGCCGCAGAGGATCATTGtatcaagtttcagaacaattcaaTCAAACTGCAGGATAAGAGAAGACTTCAAAGGAAACTTTGGCAGATGAGATGGATTGATGCCGGACAAATAATATCAGAAAATCATAGCAGATCTAAAACTATTATTAAAGGGGTGTTTTCACATTGGCCTACATGTAGTTACAGGTTTTTGGACATATTTATTGGGCCTCAACCGGGTGTACTGTCCTTGATGTTGCCTCAATCCAAAACAGCAAGCCTTGATCCAATACAAGTCTTTGGACCTATATCAAGGCCAATATGAAAACACTCCGTTAATAGCATAAATACAAGACTTCCAGTCCCGAGTTTCAGATCTGTATAAACTCTGGACCCTTCGATGAAACCTGTTTACAATCTTCAAAACAGCAAAAACTCTCCAGAAGAGTGCATTCTCAAAGTCGCAAACCTTATTTAGCTATTTTCACATTTGTCATAATAACTACAAACATATCTGGAGGGCCACatgtttatctttatttatatagagtaggtaCAAAAACGTGGGGGACACAGACCACCTCTGCTTCCAAAAAATGGGCCTGATTAATCAATCTCAATTACATGCATAAAAGTTTGCATAATTAACTCGAGAATAGCAAAATTGTAATATGTTATCATCACCAGAGCCACGAAAATCACAGCTGACTTAGAAACATTAATAGATCCCATGTATACAAACAAGCCAGAACAGATCTATGCAACTCCAGTACCTATATATGCCATTAGTGACCATTACCCTGTTTGTGCAACTAGAAGAACAATACAGTGTTCAAAAACATCCAATCATATTACAATAACATACAGAGATTTCAAAAACTTCAgggaaaatgtttttgtaagtgATTTACAGAAtgaactaaaaaataaataaacagcaaATGAAAAAATAGTGAAAACAACTACCGTAGCTTGTTTTGGAAATGGATTTCTTAGAAAAAAAACTTTcctaattttttctttacatcaagttcattcttcttttcttttgttagattataccatttaatattaTCCCCATAGGCACAGATTAATAACACAAAGTGTACTATTCtctattttgaaatttaaaaccTGTTAAAACCAGAAATGCTTATTTTTCATGTACGAATATTCATATTACTAGTGTAATGTACTGTATACACCTATATATTTTCAGTtgatatattatgtacaatttCTAACCTATAACATgactgtaaggtagtgatatcaGGGTCCCCCAACCCTCAAACAACCAAACTTATTTCTGAGGTTaataaactttataataaaaaaaataataataataaaataaaacagtatgtAATACTGAGCACTATTGGAAAAtgtatagagattattatatgagcttgtgtccTGACACACGTTTCGtaaaaatcagtacgacacatactcgagtgtaataatttctttattatccatattattagtTAATGTTTATGAATTACAAGGAccgtttcaaaatgtttcaaccacaactaggagacgacgaaatgacatatttcacatgcaaagTCTGAATTGGGACTGGAGAAaacaatgtcatgttatgacatcgctttccaaaattacatcatcacccttgttattacatgtgtgcttcatatgattattattaacttggttatgttgaaccatgtggataataacaaaCTTTTTACCTAGATCCTTTATAACCAAACACCAATGAAAACTAAACGAGTAAAGCAACCGTTCAAACCTTGCTGGTTAACTCCAGAAATTAAAGCTTGACATTCGTGTGACACATTTCACAAACAAAAAGTCTGGGAGAAATATAAACTTTGGAGAAACAAAGTTACCTGTTTAATAAAGAAAGCAAAGGAAAGTTACTACAAACAAGGCCATTGGAGAAAATCAGGCCACAGgttatatttgaaaaatatctaAATGAGCGTACCTCAGCATCACCACCAAGTGAAATTGCTAATCTATTCAACTGAAATATTATACTTCAGTGAGTTACCTGATAAGctacttaaaaatatttcaaactgtAATCCTAATAGCATTAATGACCATTTAAGAGAAACTACTCCAAACACGAATGTGAATAAATCTGCAGATTGATAATATCAGACCAAAGACCATGAAACTCTCTGCAGCAAAATTACTGAGTCAATAATGCATATCATCAACCCAAGTGTCAAAACAAATCATTACCCTCATACATTTAAATGTGCAAAGGAAACATTtacctattttaaaaaattgtgcaAAGGAAGATCCTGGAAATTATAGACCCATATCCATTTTACCAACACTCAAAGATCACTAAAAACATGTGGCTAATCTGATATATTCCTATTTGAATGATAACAATCTTCTTCACAAAGAGCAGTCAGGTTTTCCTAAGTCTCACTCATGTCAAACGGCATTTACAAAACTACAGATTAGTGCTAAAAGAGATGAATGAGGGAAATTTAACACGTGTTGTTAAAATTAACCCTCTTCAACTGGTCTGGATTGAAGTTTCTCCAATTTCCTAGCCAAATACCGCTTCTTTGCTTCTTCTACAGCTGAATCTGTTGTTCTCCGAGTATATTTACTCTTAACATCTACCCTGTGTTTATTATCGGATGCTTGAGCATCATCTGTCTCTTtagtatttaaattgttttctgtGTTCACAGCAGAACTTTCGGTGTTACTGTCTTTGATGTTTTTATCTATGTTATCAGACACAGCTGTTTGGTCAAAACTTCTGTCACTTGTTATGTTGATAACGTCACTAGAGTGTCTGTCTCTTGATCTTAACCTGTGTTTTCTCTCCACCGATCTTGACCTGTGTTTTCTCTCCACCGACCTTGACCTGTGTTTTCTCTCCACTGACCGTGACCTgtgttttctctttcttctttctgtaGACCGTGACCTGTTTCTTCCATCTGCTGACAGTTTTCCTCTATTTTTGCTATTTCTTTCTTGAGACGATGAAAGTTTTCTTTGGCCTGATGATCTAGAATGTTTGCTTCTTTCTAATGATCGTGACCTTTGTCTTCTTTCCTCTGACTTCTTGTTCAAAGACCGTGACCGGCTTCTCTTTTCTACAGATCTTGACCTTTTCCTTCGTTCTCTAGATCTTGATCTTTGTGTTGTATCTATAATTTCACGTTCCTCTGACCTTGAATGTTCACGTCTCTTACCTTCTCTATGATTTAAATTTGACTGAGCTTTTTGATTTTGTGGagatctgaaaaacaaaaaaaatcttacTACGTTTTATTGAGAATTAATGAGTTAAAAAGACATCTATACTCACAACATTAATTCTCCTTTTTAAGGATCAGAACATTTCATTCACCAAAGTCAGTGTCAtcattaggaataaaaatagcaGGTGGAAATTAAAATATAGGCGGCCATTAATCACAATGCGGAAACAGACCTGATCATGAATAATTAGCATTTAGATAATTTTTATGTAGGTCGAGTGACAAGGGTACATGTTATGTGCTCAGAGATGCATTTTCAATTATGCTTCATCaacttacaaaatattttagtcttaaaggcatataatcagaccactgacctatgaaatggcctaacaaagtattacctgaaaaaatatatattggatttgtccctaaatgtactttattcaaccatctatgtaaccaccatattccacttattaagcatattttgtacaaacaactgaattatggcaatggtctctaattaaaaaactaaaattgccatgagggttgacatggatttccctccatcatggttcagttaaggtgatgcgatagctagatttggtttccaaaaatttatgtaattttcatttttttttatcaatttccTTAAATCCATgatagtatgcctttaataattacatgttgatttattatttttgatttGATATACCAACAAGAGGCCCATGGGTCTAAACGATTACCCGAGTAAACTGTTGACCCAACCTACCACACTTATGGAATGCATCATACCCAGTTTTTAGGGGGAggggtcagaattaccaaattcaTGATTTTTTTCCTTCATGGGTCAAGGAAGCTTCCTACCATATTTAGTTGTAAATGACCTAGTAGTTGTGAAGAAATTACAATAtaacttcatttttaaaaaaacctctaGTAAACTTCACCCCTCCtctgacacacacagacaggatgtAAGATTGCACCAAAACTTGAGGCGGTAAAGGGTGTGGGTAAAATAAGtatgcccaaattaagtacaaacattctAAGTTTGCTGTCTATAATCATGTTTTTCAATACATTCTTACACTGCATAGCTCAAAATAGAaaatcagtccattttttaggCCTAGCAGGTGAAATAGAAATTTTGCTAAAACCACCAAAATATTGCAGGTAATTTTTAAGAGacaggcaggatttagctcagtcggttgagtcttcacttgaggtgtttgcatcacaggatcgaatcaccttggtggatgcatttaattgaaaaaaaaatctcattccaaccattgcatcacaactggtcaaagcttgtggtatgtgctttcctgtatgtgggaaagtgcatataaaagatcctttgctgcattggTAAAAacatagcgggttttctctgatgactacacgtcagaatgaccaaatgtttgtcatccaatagacgatgattgtttaatcaatttgctctagtggtgtcgttaaacaaaacaaactttcacttttaAGAGACAGGTGTATGTATGATTATCTCATCTGTTACTTCGCTCGTAATTCTGTTATACtttacccctgcgtgtgctgcaacctcactgtggtgcaggggtgtaacattctctttgagaatggccaatacagcacaaaattgaagttttgagtaagattcagtatccgtaagattctgtgatatttgtgtttttgcacagttctttacactgtttttgtttataccttgaatttttatactgatgttgatcatcactttatttatttgcattaccatagtttgacacccaatagccgatgtatttttcgtgctggggtgtcgttaaacattcattcattcattcattctgttatactttaattccataatgctctaaactACATCTCAGAGATCCTCATTTTTTATACAGGAAAATAAAGTGGATCATCTactctataatatatatttatctgcaATTCTTGCTAAAAGCAAAGTCTATTGATCAAACCAAATGTCCTTCTGAATTCCAGAACACCAATTTTGtctttgataaaaaaataaaactttaacaaCTAATTGTAAAATGTGCAGTCTTAACCTGTGTACTGATATGGCAGCATGCTGTAATGCTTGTTTGTTGACCCCGCTAAAACTAACCTGCGATCACACTCTGACTCCGAACTATCGCTGTCTCCCCTATTAGGTTCACAATCAGCTGCTGGCTCCTTCTTCACATCCTTATCGCTCTCACTGACAAAGACAACACAAATCAGCACTATTGCAAATGCAAAACAGCACGAaacatattgaaaaataataattataacaggCTTAAAGGCATAACACCACTGATTTACAGGCTACTGTAttacccaacacattttaactgaaCCACGATGAATGGAAATCCATGACAACCCTCTGAACAAGTTCCATTTTTAAATCTTGGAACTCTACTAAGGGAAGTTTAAAACATACGTCGAAATGAGTGGAAAGGCTATGTGTACAGCAGCCTGTATTATAATCTGTATAGTCGTGGCAAATGAGGActggctatatacatggcaaataattacaaatatattatttcaagacaaaataatGGTGAATTCGCTAAAACAACATAAGTCAAGAGATTATAATTGGAACATTAACTCAAGAtggtttgttcttgtttttgcttcttttgtttttatgggGCCCCGTACACAGGGCCACTGACAGCAGAACCTTGTGACACAGTCATTTTTGctttatatacaataaatataatgtctagcactgctaatagaaaacaaagacatgtttatttgtttactagTACGTTGATTACAATGTCATGTCAATACAATTCAAGTGGTTCCCTGACCTGATTAGTTTACATCTAAATTGAAGTTATAAAATTCCAAACTTAAGTGATGCAGATCTGTAGGAACCAGGACTTGGGGTTTCTGTTCTGCCTACTTGAAGAcgaaatttactattttttaatgtaacctACGTGACAACTAACACTGGAGAAGCCGGAGGAGGGCCATGGGGAcaattccccctccccccaatcacacctctttttttttttaaacaccacgttatatattttcctgtctCCACATAACTGAACTCATAGACAATGTGCTTGCCGCACACACACCTTAATGTGGGTTCCCccacacaatataaaatcctgactaTATCAGTGGACACTAATAAAAATTGGCTTACAGCAAACAGAAGCATTCTGTTAATATGCAACCCTTGCAATTAAGAACATGACCATGGCAAACAAAATGCCATGGAAAAAATAGTGTCCACAGCAATTTTACTGTTAATATGCTTGGAACTCTTGGTTTAAGTAAATCTGAATGATtagtttgttatttgtgttgtttgtcaATGTGCTGTAAGATTCATTTACACCAGTGGCAGTATTCTCTGACTGAAAGTAAAGTAACAGGCAACATGCAAATGACATGTGCACGATCAAGAACAATGTGATTGTAAGGGAATGACAGTTTACCATAAACAGCATAGTTAGTCTGCAGTGACATGCCAATTCAATCtttatcttttaattatattacatcaaagtgtcagaatatatttaatgcgatacataattaaaacaattttctttaataacggCATAGTTTATGTTAGGAAATCTGCAAATCGCAACAGCTTTTTATTTTAGGGGCGGGGTAGAGATTAGGCCTCTCGGCACCAGAAAAGAgcagtatattttataatataaatgacatagaaaatttgattaaaactatTGGGACGATCTCTCTCCACAGATGTATATCTACAAATATCTCATCATCAGGTCGACCATAACAGTTCAAGTGACTTGTACAATGTATGTTCAACATTTTACTGGAAATAAAACACCCAGACTTGACACCATAGCCACGGTTCAACAATGTATAAGCTGTCACCCCACACTGTAATCCAGTGGTTCCTGCAAAGCACGTTATGAACAGTCAACAGAGTTCAAAGAACTAGTTGGAACTCGCTTAATGTTTTTCAATCATGTCCGATGGCGCCAAGATTCACATACTTAATAATAACAGtgtagttactgttttaatatttactttcaatctgttttcagtgcataaagtatattttatttttaataataaggaaaaaatacatcttgaaaaaaaatccaatatattcTACTGCAAAATAAATGCTGTGTAGAATGAAATCTCCACGACATTGTGATATAAGGAAATAAAACTTACTATTAAGGCTccattacaaaaaaataataatgtcaaaGGTTCCATTTCTGTGAAAGTTAGATTGATGTTATTTGTTATTCTAGTCTGTAACTGTAACTTACGAAATGTCCTAGGGGTGGTGTCTTGGGGTGTGTAACAAAACATGCAGTGTTTGATTAATAATGTAGCAGACTTTGCAAATACTATGGACTTTCAGACACCCCGCTGGTTgacttattattgtttttacaagtttcgtttcttgtttttctttgtttaacaccactactagagcataatgagttactaatcatcagctattgaatgtcaaacagttggtcaCTTttaatagtcttagaggaaacctgctacatttgatAGTGGGGAACTGGTTGAGATGGcaaaaacacaatcagagaaTCGGACCACTGATCCAGCAATGAAAACATGATCAGATTTGTtggcattgtgtgtgtgtgtgcgtgcgtgtgcacatgtgtgtgtgtgtgcgcgtgcacgtgtgtgtgtgcatgtgtgtgtgtgtattaatctTGTAGATTGCCAAAGAAAAACAGC includes the following:
- the LOC121390752 gene encoding crystal protein-like yields the protein MASAVVFLLCLFVHISDGIQYETVTTDSGSLKGIRTSKCSKFLGIPYATAERFSDPQKIPPWSGTLNATRTGPMCYQHCGSVPKNVCQKRVSENCLFLNVYRPLPDSQEQSQTYAVMVFIHGGNFQYYSGGSPLFDGEVFVSTGKVILVTINYRLGPFGFLATVEDQHLASGNFGLKDQKLALKWIHDNINYFGGSNTKITIFGQSAGAQSVVLHLLSSSMNGLFQRAIIQSCPFTIPFKTLEEASKQTGQLSVQLGCKVNDVECYRNKTAEDILTAYNNTSKKISRNFLLQFEPFGPVMDGKDVPRNLLDRIEKTHKFGKSIIVGTNSIDGALYARSIFPLNLPVSLGILAVSSRFPSLATGLHTLYGDSNGTKELLTNLITDYIFYCSSRRFADLVTDHDDALWFYIFGQPLSFEAFGNNSGCMQGACHGGELPFLFSTVANAGYDVSEAEHSLSTRMIHYWTNFAKYGNPNKKHSDGILHWPNYMDSNENGDSIQYFAESDKRLTRAHRKKFCQYFDKIGYHFSRL
- the LOC121368214 gene encoding nuclear speckle splicing regulatory protein 1-like isoform X2 codes for the protein MQLKINQTKVKKQTQMEIDKALSEDPNVYEYDSIYDNIVASKSAACVKNTTPANEKKPKYITGLLKAAEVRKREEEKRMERKVQKEREEEGDKYDDKEAFVTSAYKKKMLEMQEQEEKERQVAAMEEMLDVTKQKDMSGFYRYLYRETTGSVTIKETHPDESDKDVKKEPAADCEPNRGDSDSSESECDRRSPQNQKAQSNLNHREGKRREHSRSEEREIIDTTQRSRSRERRKRSRSVEKRSRSRSLNKKSEERRQRSRSLERSKHSRSSGQRKLSSSQERNSKNRGKLSADGRNRSRSTERRKRKHRSRSVERKHRSRSVERKHRSRSVERKHRLRSRDRHSSDVINITSDRSFDQTAVSDNIDKNIKDSNTESSAVNTENNLNTKETDDAQASDNKHRVDVKSKYTRRTTDSAVEEAKKRYLARKLEKLQSRPVEEG
- the LOC121368214 gene encoding nuclear speckle splicing regulatory protein 1-like isoform X1 yields the protein MDVRDKRYGLIIPQRPKSISLKKPAVRNVFGDDSDEEASKLQTNSTMQLKINQTKVKKQTQMEIDKALSEDPNVYEYDSIYDNIVASKSAACVKNTTPANEKKPKYITGLLKAAEVRKREEEKRMERKVQKEREEEGDKYDDKEAFVTSAYKKKMLEMQEQEEKERQVAAMEEMLDVTKQKDMSGFYRYLYRETTGSVTIKETHPDESDKDVKKEPAADCEPNRGDSDSSESECDRRSPQNQKAQSNLNHREGKRREHSRSEEREIIDTTQRSRSRERRKRSRSVEKRSRSRSLNKKSEERRQRSRSLERSKHSRSSGQRKLSSSQERNSKNRGKLSADGRNRSRSTERRKRKHRSRSVERKHRSRSVERKHRSRSVERKHRLRSRDRHSSDVINITSDRSFDQTAVSDNIDKNIKDSNTESSAVNTENNLNTKETDDAQASDNKHRVDVKSKYTRRTTDSAVEEAKKRYLARKLEKLQSRPVEEG